The window ACTCGGCGACGTTGTCGAGGAAGTAACGGTCGTGGGTGACGGCCAGGATCGCGCCCTTGTACTCGGCGAGATGCTGTTCGAGCCACAACACGCTCTCGGCGTCGAGGTGGTTGGTGGGTTCGTCGAGCAGCAGCAGGTCGGGCTTGGAGAGCAGCAGCTTGCACAGCGCGACGCGGCGCTTCTCGCCGCCGGACAGGTGGGTGACGGGCTCGTCGGGCGGCGGGCAGCGCAACGCGTCCATCGCCTGTTCGAGCTGGCTGTCGATGTCCCAGGCGTCTGCGGCGTCGAGCTCCTCCTGGAGCTTGCCCATCTCGTCCATCAGCTCGTCGGTGTAATCGGTCGCCATCAACTCCGCGACCTCGTTGTACCGGTTGAGCTTGCCCTTGATGGCCACGCCGTCCTCGACGTTCTCCCGGACGGTCTTGGTCTCGTCGAGTTGGGGCTCCTGCATGAGGATCCCGACCGTGGCGCCGGGCTGCAGGAACGCGTCGCCGTTGTTGGGCTGATCCAGCCCGGCCATGATCCGCAAGACGCTCGACTTACCGGCCCCGTTGGGACCGACGACGCCGATCTTCGCGCCCGGAAGGAAGTTCAGCGTGACGTCGTCAAGGATGACCTTGTCGCCGTGCGCCTTGCGGACCTTCCGCATCGTGTAGATGAATTCGGCCATAGCCTCGATGTCGCCTTTCTCGATCCCTGTTACTTGTCTCCCGGGATCACGTCGGACCTCCGCGATGGTTGGGGCCCATCCTAGGCGCGGCGATATCGGAGGCGATGGCCCCTACGCGCTCAGGGACAGCGCCTCGTCGTCACGCTCTGCGCTCGGGGTCTCGACGGCGTCCTCGGCGTCCTCGGCATCCGCGGTGTCCCGCCCGTCCGCCTCGTCGCGGGGCTCGGCCACCGCGGGCCTGGAATGCCTGCGGCTCTCCATGCGCACGATGCACCGCGCCAGATCGGGCCCCACGGAGGTCGCCCTGATCTCCAGCGAGGACCGGCGGTTGCCGTCGCGATCCTCGTATTCGTTGGTGTACACGTTTCCAACGACGATCACCGGGTCTCCCTTCCCGAGGCCCGCGCCCACGCCGGTGATCAGGTTTCCCCAGCAGTTCACGGTCGCGTAGAGCGAGTTGCCCGGCTCCCAGGTGCCCTCCGCGGTGCGCCGCCGCGAGTTGCTGGCAACCCGGAACTTGATCAGTTCCTGGTCGCCGACCCAGCGGCGGTCGGGTGCGGTGATGATGTTGCCGACGATCGTGATCGGTGTCTCGAACATGGCGGTGCCTTCCTGTTTTCGGCTACCGGCCGGACGACGTGTCCGGCCCGTGTTGACACCGCCATTGAGCGCCTCGTCACCGACACCGAATGCCACGACGACCGCAACAGGGCCGCGACTGTGGATGAACTCGGGTTTGGGGATGAACTCCGGGTTGAGGACGACATGCGGGCCGGCCATCGCGTCGATGTGCTGCATCGGGTTGCGAGGCCGGCCCGTGCCCCGACGCTAACACAACGTCTGAATATGTGAACAGCTGAAAATATGACCGCCCCGGACGGTCAGCCCCTTTCCCGTTCCCGGCGTGCGAGTTCGGCGAGCATGTTGTTGTAGGCGGCCAGATCGGCGTCGTCGTCGCGGTCGGCGGCGCGGTCGAGGCGCCTGGCGGTGCGGTCGTCGGTGCGACGCCACTGGATGAACAACGCGATCAGCACCACGACGAGCGGGACCTCGCCTGCCGCCCAGGCGATCCCACCGCCCACCCGCTGATCGGCGAGCAGGTCGGTGTGCCAGGGCAGCTGCAGTGAGCGATAGAAGCTCTCGGCGAGAACCGACTGCGTCCCCATCAGCACCACCCCGAAGAAGGCGTGCAGCGGCAGCGAGGCGAAGACCATCCCGAGCTTCGCCAGATGCGGTATCGGCCGGGGCGTCGGGTCGACCCCGATGACGACCCAGTAGAACAGGTATCCGCTCAGCAGGAAGTGGACGTTCATCGCGACGTGGGCGGCGTGACTGCCCGCCGCCGCGTCGAACAGGCCGCTGAAGTACAGGCCGTAGAACCCGACGACGAACAGCCCCGTCGCGACGAACGGGTTGGTCAGGAACTGGGAGACCCGCGAGTGCAGCGCGGCGAGAAGCCACTCGCGCGGCCCGGGTGCGCCGGTGCGCCCCGCCACCGGCAACGCCCTCAGCGCCAGGGTCACCGGCGCGCCGAGCACCAGCAGGATCGGCGCCAGCATCGACAGCATCATGTGCGCGATCATGTGGATGCTGAACATCGCCGGCATGTAGCGGCCGAAGCCCGACGACGTGGCCAGCAGCAGCACGAGGCAGCCGAGCAGCCACGCCACCACCCGTCCGGTCGGCCACGCGTCGCCGCGGCGCCGCAGGCGGCGCACCCCGGCCAGATACACGAGCGCCAGAACGATCGCCGCAGTGCCCAGCACCAGGTCGAAACGCCAGTCGGACAGCAGCCTGCCCAGTGTCGGCGGTCCGTCGAGGTCGTACCCGATCTCGACGGCGGGTATGGACAGGTTCGGGTTCAGCGGAGGCGGCGGCGGGGTGCGGCCCAGCGCGACGGCGACGCCGAACGTGAGACCGAAGACCGCCGCCTCGACGAGCGCGAGACGGATCAGCGGGCCGCGCGCCCGCGGATCGGCCTGCAGCGCCGCCACACCCCGGCGCCGCTGCTGCCAGCCGAGGACGCCCAGCGCGACAAGGGCCGCGATCTTGGCCAGCAGCAGCGTGCCGTAGGTCGTGGTCACCAGGTCGGAGGGGCGGACCCGGACCAGCGCGTTGATGGTGCCGCTGAGCGCCATCGCCACGAAACACCACAGCGCGACCGCCGAGAACCGACGGGCGGCCAGCGCGGCATGGTCGTCGCCGTCGTCTGAGCCGCGCTGGGCGTGCACCAGAAGGGCGAGCAGGCCGCCGGCCCACAGCGCGCCGGCGAGCATGTGCGCGGTCAGGCTGTTCGTCGCGATGTCGTGCGCGCCGCCCGACGACGAATGCCCGCTCAGCGCGATCGGCAGCAGCGTGATCAGCGAGCCGGCGAGCAGCACCGGCGTCCAGGACCACCGCAGCACCGGGATGCTCACCACGGTGACCAGCGCCGCGAACAGCGCCGTCCACCGCCACGCCCCGGCGATGTCGATCAGGTCGGCCACCGACCAGATGTCGGCGGGGCTCATGCGCGTCGACAGCGGTTGGCCGCTGACGTCGGACACCGTCAGCGGCACCATCAGCACCGCACACACCGTCCAGATCCCCGACGCGGCGGTGCCCATCCGCAGCGCCCGGTAGCCCGCGGCGTCGAGCACCTGGTTGTGCTGCGGCGGCACCATGAACGCCGCGAAGAGGAAACCCCCGACGGCGACGACGGCTGCGATCTCGCCGGCTGCCCGCACGAACGGCAACCCGTAGCTCGTCACCGGTCCCGGATCGGGCAGACCGGTCGCGGTCAGCGCGTCCGCCAGCGACAGTGCCGCCAGTGCCACGGCGGTGACACCGGCGAGCGCGGCGACCCCGTAGAGCACCGCCCACGCCGGGGCGCGGCGGACACCGCTGCGCACGTGCGGGGCCGTGGACGTCATGTCCCCCAGGGTATGACCTCGGCGAAGGCGATCTACGACACAGGGTCGTTGCGCAGTTCCCGCCTGCTGCGTTCACGAGCGAAGAACTGCCTGCGCGCGCACCGGTCGACGGTGTTCATGTCTCTGAGGATGCCGCGCAACTCGGCGCGGAAAGCCTTTCGGCGCTCGGGCAGGTCGGCGGCGGGTTCGAGCAGATGCTGGTCGGCCGCCACCTGGCGGGCGGTGACGAAGAGCAACGCCGACACCGACTCGGTGCTCTGCACCCGTCCCTGCGCGACGTACTGCTGCCCGAGCCCTAGCGCTTTGGCCGTCAGATCCTTCTCCGAGATCTCGGCGGGCGCATCGATCAGAGCGTCGGCGACGATCTGGTACGCCTCGAAGAACGGCCGCAGCAACGGTCCGGCGATCGCGGGGCGCTTCTCCCTCAGCAGGGCGTCTAGCTGGTCACCGCCCGCCGCGACGTCACTCTCCCACTGCGGGTGCCACGACATCTCCTCGCGGACGTGCTCGCGGTAGGCCGCCGAATCGGCGAAATAGAACTCGAACTTCAGCAGATCGCGCAGCCGCATCACCTGACTCCAGAACGCATCCACCCGGTCGGTGTCGGTCCGCGCCGCGTAGGCGAGCGCCAGCTCGACCAGGGACGTCTCCAGGAACGCGTCGATCAACGAGTTCCGGTAGAAGGCCGCCTGCAGCTCGTCCTGCGGCGCGATATTCCACACTGGGACGCGGCCGCTGTCGGTGCGCGTCACGGGAAGACCTCCGGACAGGGCGTCGAGCGCAGCCCGCACCCCGTCGGGGGTGCGCAACCGCAACGCACTGTTGGTCATCGGAACCTGCTTGCGCTCAAGGTAATCCAATGAATCCTGCAGCGTGTGGTGCAGCTGGTCGAGAGTGAGCGCGATCCCGCGAGTGCTGAGCAGCAGTCCCGACACCAGCGCCGTGGCGTTGACCGGGGTGACCTGGAGGATGCGCCACGCGACCTCGAAGGCCATCTTCTGCATCGCCAGGCGTTTCGCCGGCTCGTTCGTGGTCATCTCCCCGTGCGGCTCGCCGAGGTACTCACGCATCGACACGGCGTCGGGAAAACGGACGTAGATCTTGCCGTAGTTACGCTCGCCCTGCGCCCTGATGTAATTCACCAACCAGGACAGCCCCTCGGGAGTCTTCTCCCCACCTCTGGCGTAGCGGGCGTACTCGGCGGTCTCGTGCAACTGGTCGAAGCTGATGGACACCGGCTGAAGCAGGATGTCGTCACTGCGCCCGTCCAGGTAGGCGTCGGCGACGTAGGAGAGCAGGCCGAGCTTGGGCGGCAACATCTTTCCGGTACGCGACCGCGTTCCCTCGATCGCCCAGGACAGATTGAACCGCTTTTCCACGATGTAGCCGACGAACTGGCGCAGCACGAACTTGTACAGCGGATCGTCGAGTTTGCGACGCAGGAAGATGACACCGGAGCGTCGCATCAGCGGGCCCATGAACCCGAACGACAGATTCACCCCGGCGAAGGTGTGCACAGGCGGTAAACGATTCTCCTGCATCGCGACCGGGACGATCACACCGTCGAGATACGACCTGTGGGAGAACAGCAGCACCGCCGGGTGCGCCTCCAGCGCATGCCGCATCTGTTCGATCTCGGCGCGGTCGTAGTCGATGTTCGGGTCGAACCCGCGACTGAAGATGGCGCGCCCCAACGACGGGATCAGGTCCACCGAGAACCGGCTCCAGCCGGTGCCGAGTTCGTCGAGCATCTCACCGGCCTGCTCCATCGTCGCGCCGGGGATGTTCTTCAGACCTTCCCGGAACCGCGCCGACGCCAGGACCTCGGGCTTGATCAGCTGGGGCGACTTGTACTCGGGCCCGAGCAGCCGCAGCTCCACGCGCTCGATGGCCAGGATCGCCCGGCGGATCACGAATCGGGCGAATTCCCGGGGGTTTTCGGCCACCGTGGTCTCGCGCCACCGCTCGCGCAGTTCGAAGACCGTCGCCGGATCGCCGGCGACGACGCGCGCGCGGGAGGGGTCGCGCTTGAGGATGCTGTGCTGCAGAGCCTTGGGGGGACGGTAGGTGTCGCGACCGGACAGCAGCGCGACGACCTTGGACCGGGTCGGCAGCCCGCCGGGCACCCAGAACACGCGGACCGGGACGACGGAACGGGTTTCGTCGGCCTCCAGGAGTTCGACCAGCCGCGCGAGCACCGCCGGTGTGGGGTCGTCGTCGGCGGGCAGTTTGAGGACTTCGATCCTCGACTCGGGATGTGCCCGCCGCTGCGTCGCGAGCCAGTCGCTGAGCATCTCCTCCTCGGCGGGCGAGGAGACCGACGCCAGCACCAGCGTGTCGTCGACGGCGGTGTAGGCGGCGATGTCGTCGGCGCGGATCTTCACGACGTCCCCTCGCGGCTGTCGGCCGGTTTCTCCGCCGGCTCAGGCGGATCCGCGTCGGGCCTGTCGGACACCTTCGACGACGCCCGTGTCGCTTTCGTCTTCGGTTGCGCCTTTTTGGCGGTCTTCGGTTGCGCCTTCTTGGCGGTCTTCGTCGCGGTCTTCGTCGCGGTCTTCGTCGGGGTCTTCTTCGCAGCGGCTTTGCGCGGGGTCCGCTTCTTCGCGGGCCGGGACCGCGTGTACAGGTCGGGCAGCTTCAGCTCGTCGTGCGGCCAGTCGGCGAGGGTGTCGAGGTAGAGCTGCCGGATCTCCTCGATGCGGGACGGGAGATCCTCCTGCGTCCAGTCGTCCACCGGAATCGGCGGGTAGACCACGACATCGACCAGGCCGGGGTTGAACGTACTGGAGTCGCGGGCCGCGATCACCTCGGCGTTGCGGATGACGATCGGCACGATCGGAATGTTCACCGACATCGCGATCCGGAACGGCCCCTTCTTGAACTCCCCGACCTCGGTGGTGTCGAGGCGGGTGCCCTCCGGTGCGATGAGGATCGAAAGACCTTTGCGTGCAAGCTCTTCAACCTTTTTGAGACCTTCCACCGCCTTCTTCGGATCGTCGCGGTCGATGAACGCGGCATCGAGGATCTTGCCGATCGTGCCGACGATCGGGTCGTTCTCGAGCTCCTTCTTGCCCACCGTGGTGAAGTCTTCGTTGATCAACCGGCCCGCGATCAGCGGATCGGCCTGGTTGCGGTGGTTGAAGATGAACACGGCGGGCCGCTGCGCGGTCAGGTTCTCCCGACCCAGCACCTGCAGGTTGATCCCGATCGTGTCCAGCAGGGTCCGACCGAACATCGAGGTGAAAAAGTTCACCCCGGTGCGCTTGTTGCGTGTCAACAAGCCGAGGCCCAACGCCCCCGCGGCGATCGGCACCATCGACGCGATACCGACCGCGGTGCGCACCTGCGACGCGGGGCTGGCACCGCTGCGGCTGCTGAACTTCAGGATCGGCCAACCACGCTTGGCCGCGACCGCGGCCATCTTGCCCGCCGGATTGGTGGGCCGCGGGTTGCCGACGAGATACATCAGGGCGACATCCTCGTCGCCGTCGGCGTAGAAATAGCTCCTCGACAGGTCGATGCCGTTGACGGACGCGAATTCCTGTACCGCACGGGCTTTTCCGGGTCCCCAGATGATTGGGCGCTGCACCTCGCCGGTGATGAGGCCGTCGTCGTCGATCTCGAACTTGTTGCTCAGCACGTTGTCGATGCCCAGGAATCGGGCGACGGGCTCGACCTGGACCGTCAGCGCCGACGAACTGAGGACGACGGTGTGGCCGCGGTTCATGTGCGCGCGGACGATCTCGCGCATCTCCGGATAGATCCTGCCGACGATCTTCTGCACGAACAGCCTCTCGGCGAGTTCGTCGACGTCGTCGAGCGAGTTGCCGCGCAGCATCCGCGCGCCCTTGCCGATGAGGTCCTCGAACTCGGAACGGCCGAGTTGGTGGTTCAGCCCGGCCTGCACCATGCCGATGAACTCGCCCACCGACATCTGTCTGCGCCGCAACCGATCCTGCGTCATCACCACGCCGGTGAACCCCGCCACCAGGGTTCCGTCGAGGTCGAAGAACGCGCCGATTTGCGCCCCCGCCGGGCTCGCCTGTATCTCGGCGACCGAGCCGGGAAGACGCATCTGCCGGTTGACCGGAATCTCCGATGTCACTGCGGGCCACTCCCGTTCCGTTCGATACTGCTCATTTTTCCTGTGCTCCGACCCGGCTGAACGTCGCCGGCACCGCGCGACCGTCCCCGCCGAGAGCGAGGACTTCGTCGAAGCCGTCCAACAGGCATTGCGCGAGAAGACCGGGATCGGTGATCGAGGCCCGGTCGTAGCGGGTACTGATGGTGCAATACCCCGAGCGCGAGATCAGGACGACCATCATCGCGACACCGGGCAGGGGCCCGAGACCGTACTGGCGCAACACCTTCGCACCGGCGATGAAGGTATCGCCGGCGTAGACGGGCACATTGCTGGCCTGCACATCGGAGTTGACGATCGATCCCGCCATCGTCTCCAGCACGCTGTCGGGAAGCAGGCTGACGAGCGGGGCGATCGCACCGACCACGTCGAGGGCCCGCTCGTCGCGCTTGCTCCTCATCTGCGCGCGAATCTCCTTGATACGCATCGCGGGGTCCGACAGTCCGACGGGTGCGGCGAGGTTGACCCCCA is drawn from Mycolicibacterium gilvum and contains these coding sequences:
- a CDS encoding single-stranded DNA-binding protein; translation: MFETPITIVGNIITAPDRRWVGDQELIKFRVASNSRRRTAEGTWEPGNSLYATVNCWGNLITGVGAGLGKGDPVIVVGNVYTNEYEDRDGNRRSSLEIRATSVGPDLARCIVRMESRRHSRPAVAEPRDEADGRDTADAEDAEDAVETPSAERDDEALSLSA
- a CDS encoding cytochrome c oxidase assembly protein, which gives rise to MTSTAPHVRSGVRRAPAWAVLYGVAALAGVTAVALAALSLADALTATGLPDPGPVTSYGLPFVRAAGEIAAVVAVGGFLFAAFMVPPQHNQVLDAAGYRALRMGTAASGIWTVCAVLMVPLTVSDVSGQPLSTRMSPADIWSVADLIDIAGAWRWTALFAALVTVVSIPVLRWSWTPVLLAGSLITLLPIALSGHSSSGGAHDIATNSLTAHMLAGALWAGGLLALLVHAQRGSDDGDDHAALAARRFSAVALWCFVAMALSGTINALVRVRPSDLVTTTYGTLLLAKIAALVALGVLGWQQRRRGVAALQADPRARGPLIRLALVEAAVFGLTFGVAVALGRTPPPPPLNPNLSIPAVEIGYDLDGPPTLGRLLSDWRFDLVLGTAAIVLALVYLAGVRRLRRRGDAWPTGRVVAWLLGCLVLLLATSSGFGRYMPAMFSIHMIAHMMLSMLAPILLVLGAPVTLALRALPVAGRTGAPGPREWLLAALHSRVSQFLTNPFVATGLFVVGFYGLYFSGLFDAAAGSHAAHVAMNVHFLLSGYLFYWVVIGVDPTPRPIPHLAKLGMVFASLPLHAFFGVVLMGTQSVLAESFYRSLQLPWHTDLLADQRVGGGIAWAAGEVPLVVVLIALFIQWRRTDDRTARRLDRAADRDDDADLAAYNNMLAELARRERERG
- a CDS encoding glycerol-3-phosphate 1-O-acyltransferase; translation: MKIRADDIAAYTAVDDTLVLASVSSPAEEEMLSDWLATQRRAHPESRIEVLKLPADDDPTPAVLARLVELLEADETRSVVPVRVFWVPGGLPTRSKVVALLSGRDTYRPPKALQHSILKRDPSRARVVAGDPATVFELRERWRETTVAENPREFARFVIRRAILAIERVELRLLGPEYKSPQLIKPEVLASARFREGLKNIPGATMEQAGEMLDELGTGWSRFSVDLIPSLGRAIFSRGFDPNIDYDRAEIEQMRHALEAHPAVLLFSHRSYLDGVIVPVAMQENRLPPVHTFAGVNLSFGFMGPLMRRSGVIFLRRKLDDPLYKFVLRQFVGYIVEKRFNLSWAIEGTRSRTGKMLPPKLGLLSYVADAYLDGRSDDILLQPVSISFDQLHETAEYARYARGGEKTPEGLSWLVNYIRAQGERNYGKIYVRFPDAVSMREYLGEPHGEMTTNEPAKRLAMQKMAFEVAWRILQVTPVNATALVSGLLLSTRGIALTLDQLHHTLQDSLDYLERKQVPMTNSALRLRTPDGVRAALDALSGGLPVTRTDSGRVPVWNIAPQDELQAAFYRNSLIDAFLETSLVELALAYAARTDTDRVDAFWSQVMRLRDLLKFEFYFADSAAYREHVREEMSWHPQWESDVAAGGDQLDALLREKRPAIAGPLLRPFFEAYQIVADALIDAPAEISEKDLTAKALGLGQQYVAQGRVQSTESVSALLFVTARQVAADQHLLEPAADLPERRKAFRAELRGILRDMNTVDRCARRQFFARERSRRELRNDPVS
- a CDS encoding HAD-IB family hydrolase/lysophospholipid acyltransferase family protein — protein: MRLPGSVAEIQASPAGAQIGAFFDLDGTLVAGFTGVVMTQDRLRRRQMSVGEFIGMVQAGLNHQLGRSEFEDLIGKGARMLRGNSLDDVDELAERLFVQKIVGRIYPEMREIVRAHMNRGHTVVLSSSALTVQVEPVARFLGIDNVLSNKFEIDDDGLITGEVQRPIIWGPGKARAVQEFASVNGIDLSRSYFYADGDEDVALMYLVGNPRPTNPAGKMAAVAAKRGWPILKFSSRSGASPASQVRTAVGIASMVPIAAGALGLGLLTRNKRTGVNFFTSMFGRTLLDTIGINLQVLGRENLTAQRPAVFIFNHRNQADPLIAGRLINEDFTTVGKKELENDPIVGTIGKILDAAFIDRDDPKKAVEGLKKVEELARKGLSILIAPEGTRLDTTEVGEFKKGPFRIAMSVNIPIVPIVIRNAEVIAARDSSTFNPGLVDVVVYPPIPVDDWTQEDLPSRIEEIRQLYLDTLADWPHDELKLPDLYTRSRPAKKRTPRKAAAKKTPTKTATKTATKTAKKAQPKTAKKAQPKTKATRASSKVSDRPDADPPEPAEKPADSREGTS